In the Theobroma cacao cultivar B97-61/B2 chromosome 1, Criollo_cocoa_genome_V2, whole genome shotgun sequence genome, one interval contains:
- the LOC18613510 gene encoding wee1-like protein kinase has protein sequence MKRKVVKRGTNRRRESGKMKGTLGRLLQVQLHHHQSSSANSSSLFARNLLDSEPDDPSTSASALDLDAADDKDFILSQDFFCTPDYITPDNQNLMNGFDCNKDNIPCPKSPEKLHTLKSKRPRQDGIQVNPLSPILSGSQQIVELAKDNFDVDEVNLEKTVIPGVQKTKNYVSQSAVALRCRVMPPPCIKNPYLKDASEMDTDPLGNQRSKCAGFFPAIIGGDGLSRYHTDFHEIEQIGTGNFSRVFKVLKRIDGCLYAVKHTTRQLHQDTERRKALMEVQALAALGSHENIVGYYSSWFENEQLYIQMELCDYSLSRNTSLQLFTEAEVLRALLQIAKALQCIHERGIAHLDVKPDNIYVKNGVYKLGDFGCATLLNKSLPIEEGDARYMPQEILNENYDHLDKVDVFSLGVTIYELIRGSPLQESGRQFLREGKLPLLPGHSIQFQNLLKVMVDQDPVRRPSAKELIENPIFDKVSNNAKA, from the exons ATGAAGAGGAAAGTGGTGAAGCGGGGTACTAATAGGAGGAGAGAGAGTGGGAAAATGAAAGGGACATTAGGGAGGCTCTTGCAGGTTCAGCTCCACCATCACCAATCATCTTCCGCCAACTCATCCTCTCTCTTCGCCAGGAACCTTCTAGATTCAGAACCCGATGATCCTTCCACTTCCGCTTCCGCTCTAGACCTCGACGCCGCCGACGACAAAGATTTCATTCTCAGTCAAGACTTCTTCTG CACTCCTGATTATATCACCCCTGATAATCAGAACTTGATGAACGGCTTTGATTGCAACAAG GACAACATTCCTTGCCCTAAGTCGCCGGAGAAGCTGCATACTCTCAAAAGCAAGAGACCTCGACAAG ATGGTATCCAGGTAAATCCCCTCAGTCCTATATTATCTGGCTCTCAACAAATAGTGGAACTTGCCAAAGACAACTTTGATGTGGATGAAGTCAACCTAGAAAAAACAGTCATTCCTGGAGTACAGAAGACTAAAAATTATGTTTCCCAATCTGCTGTTGCTCTAAGGTGTCGGGTTATGCCACCTCCCTGCATTAAAAACCCATACCTAAAGGATGCCTCAGAAATGGACACGGATCCTTTGGGAAATCAAAGATCAAAGTGTGCAG GTTTTTTCCCTGCAATTATTGGTGGAGATGGTCTTTCACGCTATCATACAGATTTTCATGAGATTGAG CAAATTGGTACTGGGAACTTCAGTCGtgttttcaaagttttaaagAGAATTGATGGTTGCTTGTATGCTGTCAAACATACCACACGGCAGTTGCACCAAGACACTGAGAG GAGGAAAGCCTTAATGGAAGTTCAAGCTTTGGCAGCATTAG GGTCTCATGAAAACATTGTTGGATATTACTCTTCTTGGTTTGAAAATGAGCAACTCTACATTCAAATGGAGCTTTGTGATTACAGCTTGTCCAGAAATACATCTTTGCAGTTGTTCACAGAAGCAGAAGTGCTGAGAGCCTTGCTTCAG ATTGCAAAGGCATTGCAGTGTATACATGAAAGAGGAATAGCTCATTTGGATGTAAAACCTGATAACATATATGTCAAGAATGGTGTTTATAAACTTGGTGATTTTGGATGTGCAACTCTCCTAAATAAGAGCTTGCCAATTGAAGAGGGCGATGCACGTTACATGCCTCAAGAAATCCTAAATGAGAACTATGATCATCTTGACAAGGTTGATGTCTTCTCTTTGGGAGTTACTATTTATGAGCTCATCAGGGGTTCACCTTTGCAAGAATCAGGACGTCAGTTTCTTAGAGAAGGAAAGCTGCCACTGCTTCCTGGGCATTCCatacaatttcaaaatttactcAAG GTCATGGTGGACCAGGATCCAGTTCGACGGCCTTCTGCTAAGGAATTAATAGAAAATCCCATATTTGACAAGGTTTCAAATAATGCAAAAGCCTGA
- the LOC18613511 gene encoding uncharacterized protein LOC18613511 isoform X3, which translates to MWRRNRFQENSDSDQSISDEEDFIDDFRENCVSLGKEKEKEEGLQLQSRLETLKEKCDNNQSYNEELSSCYLEEDVEVPDSPDEGDCFFSRKTFTRVSNEELISDGEVMCSKFSTASGAKRSDNSYEIGGQDGGNVWSIVTKEAESLIQWDKNVSGAKSKMRPRFSFGSQPHKGISWPALSSNDNDVSTKADEVPGKLKASDHGSVDHSIPELLEDIHGKEEKQLEIVSPDVEVSGHGFIEHSMAELLDELQDNTSLLRGNSKMGCRARGKRIQAALKRSICSLGDRSIESEDLHELFSGGSSSNDEDDYQNLELAIPEMKKPTISDKFQEVLGATSLSDEGAFFARPRAFSTGLFGKLQQVMQREKETDTLFLKKLQNGASLKNEPSCITVKIVSRYLDAKLTVCHCSFVKIIEGFWQQESPKILENEGQKGTVIFNQRICGNVDLEIGNLICIHPPWKEVDIMGQGENIILSTYFSEIASLGLSGRK; encoded by the exons ATGTGGCGGCGAAACAGATTTCAG GAAAATTCGGATTCTGATCAGAGCATTTCCG ACGAGGAGGATTTCATCGATGATTTTCGAGAAAATTGTGTTTCCttaggaaaagagaaagagaaagag GAAGGATTACAACTTCAATCAAGACTGGAAACACTTAAAG AAAAATGTGATAACAACCAGTCGTATAATGAGGAACTTTCGAGCTGTTATCTTGAAGAGGATGTTGAAGTGCCTGACTCCCCCGATGAGGGTGACTGCTTCTTCTCTAGGAAGACATTTACACGAGTTTCCAATGAGGAACTTATCTCTGATGGCGAG GTTATgtgctcaaaattttccactgCTTCTGGTGCTAAAAGATCTGATAATAGCTATGAAATTGGGGGGCAAGATGGGGGAAATGTGTGGTCTATTGTAACTAAAGAAGCTGAGTCACTGATCCAGTGGGACAAAAATGTTTCAG GTGCCAAAAGCAAAATGAGGCCTAGATTTTCTTTTGGCTCCCAACCACATAAAGGAATTTCATGGCCTGCTCTTTCAAGTAATGATAATGATGTGTCAACTAAGGCTGATGAAGTGCCTGGAAAATTGAAGGCCAGTGATCATGGATCTGTCGATCATTCAATACCTGAGCTTCTTGAAGATATCCATGGAAAAGAGGAAAAGCAGTTAGAGATTGTTTCTCCTGATGTAGAAGTTTCTGGTCATGGATTTATTGAGCATTCAATGGCTGAGCTTTTAGATGAGCTTCAGGACAATACCAGTCTGCTAAGAGGGAATTCTAAAATG GGTTGCAGAGCAAGAGGGAAAAGGATACAAGCTGCTCTCAAAAGAAGTATATGTTCACTGGGTGATAGAAGCATAGAAAGTGAAGACCTGCACGAGCTGTTCAGTGGTGGATCATCAAGCAATGACGAG GATGATTACCAAAATCTAGAACTTGCTATTCCTGAGATGAAGAAGCCAACTATTTCAGATAAGTTTCAGGAAGTGTTAGGCGCCACCTCCTTGAGTGATGAAGGGGCCTTTTTCGCTAGACCCAGAGCGTTCAG CACTGGACTATTTGGGAAGTTGCAGCAGGTCATGCAGCGTGAAAAGGAGACAGATACACTTTTTCTGAAGAAATTGCAGAATGGAGCTAGCCTAAAAA ATGAACCAAGCTGCATCACTGTGAAAATCGTGTCAAGATATTTGGATGCAAAGCTGACAGTCTGTCATTGCTCTTTTGTCAAGATCATAGAG GGATTTTGGCAGCAAGAGAGCCCCAAAATATTGGAAAATGAAGGACAAAAGGGAACAGTTATTTTCAATCAACGAATATGCGGCAATGTTGACCTTGAAATTGGAAACTTGATTTGCATTCACCCCCCATG GAAGGAAGTTGATATCATGGGTCAAGGTGAGaacattattttatctacATATTTCTCCGAAATAGCTAGTTTGGGCCTGTCCGGGAGGAAATGA
- the LOC18613511 gene encoding uncharacterized protein LOC18613511 isoform X1, with product MWRRNRFQENSDSDQSISDEEDFIDDFRENCVSLGKEKEKEEGLQLQSRLETLKEKCDNNQSYNEELSSCYLEEDVEVPDSPDEGDCFFSRKTFTRVSNEELISDGEEKVMCSKFSTASGAKRSDNSYEIGGQDGGNVWSIVTKEAESLIQWDKNVSGAKSKMRPRFSFGSQPHKGISWPALSSNDNDVSTKADEVPGKLKASDHGSVDHSIPELLEDIHGKEEKQLEIVSPDVEVSGHGFIEHSMAELLDELQDNTSLLRGNSKMGCRARGKRIQAALKRSICSLGDRSIESEDLHELFSGGSSSNDEDDYQNLELAIPEMKKPTISDKFQEVLGATSLSDEGAFFARPRAFSTGLFGKLQQVMQREKETDTLFLKKLQNGASLKNEPSCITVKIVSRYLDAKLTVCHCSFVKIIEGFWQQESPKILENEGQKGTVIFNQRICGNVDLEIGNLICIHPPWKEVDIMGQGENIILSTYFSEIASLGLSGRK from the exons ATGTGGCGGCGAAACAGATTTCAG GAAAATTCGGATTCTGATCAGAGCATTTCCG ACGAGGAGGATTTCATCGATGATTTTCGAGAAAATTGTGTTTCCttaggaaaagagaaagagaaagag GAAGGATTACAACTTCAATCAAGACTGGAAACACTTAAAG AAAAATGTGATAACAACCAGTCGTATAATGAGGAACTTTCGAGCTGTTATCTTGAAGAGGATGTTGAAGTGCCTGACTCCCCCGATGAGGGTGACTGCTTCTTCTCTAGGAAGACATTTACACGAGTTTCCAATGAGGAACTTATCTCTGATGGCGAG GAGAAGGTTATgtgctcaaaattttccactgCTTCTGGTGCTAAAAGATCTGATAATAGCTATGAAATTGGGGGGCAAGATGGGGGAAATGTGTGGTCTATTGTAACTAAAGAAGCTGAGTCACTGATCCAGTGGGACAAAAATGTTTCAG GTGCCAAAAGCAAAATGAGGCCTAGATTTTCTTTTGGCTCCCAACCACATAAAGGAATTTCATGGCCTGCTCTTTCAAGTAATGATAATGATGTGTCAACTAAGGCTGATGAAGTGCCTGGAAAATTGAAGGCCAGTGATCATGGATCTGTCGATCATTCAATACCTGAGCTTCTTGAAGATATCCATGGAAAAGAGGAAAAGCAGTTAGAGATTGTTTCTCCTGATGTAGAAGTTTCTGGTCATGGATTTATTGAGCATTCAATGGCTGAGCTTTTAGATGAGCTTCAGGACAATACCAGTCTGCTAAGAGGGAATTCTAAAATG GGTTGCAGAGCAAGAGGGAAAAGGATACAAGCTGCTCTCAAAAGAAGTATATGTTCACTGGGTGATAGAAGCATAGAAAGTGAAGACCTGCACGAGCTGTTCAGTGGTGGATCATCAAGCAATGACGAG GATGATTACCAAAATCTAGAACTTGCTATTCCTGAGATGAAGAAGCCAACTATTTCAGATAAGTTTCAGGAAGTGTTAGGCGCCACCTCCTTGAGTGATGAAGGGGCCTTTTTCGCTAGACCCAGAGCGTTCAG CACTGGACTATTTGGGAAGTTGCAGCAGGTCATGCAGCGTGAAAAGGAGACAGATACACTTTTTCTGAAGAAATTGCAGAATGGAGCTAGCCTAAAAA ATGAACCAAGCTGCATCACTGTGAAAATCGTGTCAAGATATTTGGATGCAAAGCTGACAGTCTGTCATTGCTCTTTTGTCAAGATCATAGAG GGATTTTGGCAGCAAGAGAGCCCCAAAATATTGGAAAATGAAGGACAAAAGGGAACAGTTATTTTCAATCAACGAATATGCGGCAATGTTGACCTTGAAATTGGAAACTTGATTTGCATTCACCCCCCATG GAAGGAAGTTGATATCATGGGTCAAGGTGAGaacattattttatctacATATTTCTCCGAAATAGCTAGTTTGGGCCTGTCCGGGAGGAAATGA
- the LOC18613511 gene encoding uncharacterized protein LOC18613511 isoform X2, producing MWRRNRFQENSDSDQSISDEEDFIDDFRENCVSLGKEKEKEEGLQLQSRLETLKEKCDNNQSYNEELSSCYLEEDVEVPDSPDEGDCFFSRKTFTRVSNEELISDGEKVMCSKFSTASGAKRSDNSYEIGGQDGGNVWSIVTKEAESLIQWDKNVSGAKSKMRPRFSFGSQPHKGISWPALSSNDNDVSTKADEVPGKLKASDHGSVDHSIPELLEDIHGKEEKQLEIVSPDVEVSGHGFIEHSMAELLDELQDNTSLLRGNSKMGCRARGKRIQAALKRSICSLGDRSIESEDLHELFSGGSSSNDEDDYQNLELAIPEMKKPTISDKFQEVLGATSLSDEGAFFARPRAFSTGLFGKLQQVMQREKETDTLFLKKLQNGASLKNEPSCITVKIVSRYLDAKLTVCHCSFVKIIEGFWQQESPKILENEGQKGTVIFNQRICGNVDLEIGNLICIHPPWKEVDIMGQGENIILSTYFSEIASLGLSGRK from the exons ATGTGGCGGCGAAACAGATTTCAG GAAAATTCGGATTCTGATCAGAGCATTTCCG ACGAGGAGGATTTCATCGATGATTTTCGAGAAAATTGTGTTTCCttaggaaaagagaaagagaaagag GAAGGATTACAACTTCAATCAAGACTGGAAACACTTAAAG AAAAATGTGATAACAACCAGTCGTATAATGAGGAACTTTCGAGCTGTTATCTTGAAGAGGATGTTGAAGTGCCTGACTCCCCCGATGAGGGTGACTGCTTCTTCTCTAGGAAGACATTTACACGAGTTTCCAATGAGGAACTTATCTCTGATGGCGAG AAGGTTATgtgctcaaaattttccactgCTTCTGGTGCTAAAAGATCTGATAATAGCTATGAAATTGGGGGGCAAGATGGGGGAAATGTGTGGTCTATTGTAACTAAAGAAGCTGAGTCACTGATCCAGTGGGACAAAAATGTTTCAG GTGCCAAAAGCAAAATGAGGCCTAGATTTTCTTTTGGCTCCCAACCACATAAAGGAATTTCATGGCCTGCTCTTTCAAGTAATGATAATGATGTGTCAACTAAGGCTGATGAAGTGCCTGGAAAATTGAAGGCCAGTGATCATGGATCTGTCGATCATTCAATACCTGAGCTTCTTGAAGATATCCATGGAAAAGAGGAAAAGCAGTTAGAGATTGTTTCTCCTGATGTAGAAGTTTCTGGTCATGGATTTATTGAGCATTCAATGGCTGAGCTTTTAGATGAGCTTCAGGACAATACCAGTCTGCTAAGAGGGAATTCTAAAATG GGTTGCAGAGCAAGAGGGAAAAGGATACAAGCTGCTCTCAAAAGAAGTATATGTTCACTGGGTGATAGAAGCATAGAAAGTGAAGACCTGCACGAGCTGTTCAGTGGTGGATCATCAAGCAATGACGAG GATGATTACCAAAATCTAGAACTTGCTATTCCTGAGATGAAGAAGCCAACTATTTCAGATAAGTTTCAGGAAGTGTTAGGCGCCACCTCCTTGAGTGATGAAGGGGCCTTTTTCGCTAGACCCAGAGCGTTCAG CACTGGACTATTTGGGAAGTTGCAGCAGGTCATGCAGCGTGAAAAGGAGACAGATACACTTTTTCTGAAGAAATTGCAGAATGGAGCTAGCCTAAAAA ATGAACCAAGCTGCATCACTGTGAAAATCGTGTCAAGATATTTGGATGCAAAGCTGACAGTCTGTCATTGCTCTTTTGTCAAGATCATAGAG GGATTTTGGCAGCAAGAGAGCCCCAAAATATTGGAAAATGAAGGACAAAAGGGAACAGTTATTTTCAATCAACGAATATGCGGCAATGTTGACCTTGAAATTGGAAACTTGATTTGCATTCACCCCCCATG GAAGGAAGTTGATATCATGGGTCAAGGTGAGaacattattttatctacATATTTCTCCGAAATAGCTAGTTTGGGCCTGTCCGGGAGGAAATGA
- the LOC18613511 gene encoding uncharacterized protein LOC18613511 isoform X5, producing MWRRNRFQENSDSDQSISDEEDFIDDFRENCVSLGKEKEKEEGLQLQSRLETLKEKCDNNQSYNEELSSCYLEEDVEVPDSPDEGDCFFSRKTFTRVSNEELISDGEEKVMCSKFSTASGAKRSDNSYEIGGQDGGNVWSIVTKEAESLIQWDKNVSGAKSKMRPRFSFGSQPHKGISWPALSSNDNDVSTKADEVPGKLKASDHGSVDHSIPELLEDIHGKEEKQLEIVSPDVEVSGHGFIEHSMAELLDELQDNTSLLRGNSKMGCRARGKRIQAALKRSICSLGDRSIESEDLHELFSGGSSSNDEDDYQNLELAIPEMKKPTISDKFQEVLGATSLSDEGAFFARPRAFSTGLFGKLQQVMQREKETDTLFLKKLQNGASLKSKAI from the exons ATGTGGCGGCGAAACAGATTTCAG GAAAATTCGGATTCTGATCAGAGCATTTCCG ACGAGGAGGATTTCATCGATGATTTTCGAGAAAATTGTGTTTCCttaggaaaagagaaagagaaagag GAAGGATTACAACTTCAATCAAGACTGGAAACACTTAAAG AAAAATGTGATAACAACCAGTCGTATAATGAGGAACTTTCGAGCTGTTATCTTGAAGAGGATGTTGAAGTGCCTGACTCCCCCGATGAGGGTGACTGCTTCTTCTCTAGGAAGACATTTACACGAGTTTCCAATGAGGAACTTATCTCTGATGGCGAG GAGAAGGTTATgtgctcaaaattttccactgCTTCTGGTGCTAAAAGATCTGATAATAGCTATGAAATTGGGGGGCAAGATGGGGGAAATGTGTGGTCTATTGTAACTAAAGAAGCTGAGTCACTGATCCAGTGGGACAAAAATGTTTCAG GTGCCAAAAGCAAAATGAGGCCTAGATTTTCTTTTGGCTCCCAACCACATAAAGGAATTTCATGGCCTGCTCTTTCAAGTAATGATAATGATGTGTCAACTAAGGCTGATGAAGTGCCTGGAAAATTGAAGGCCAGTGATCATGGATCTGTCGATCATTCAATACCTGAGCTTCTTGAAGATATCCATGGAAAAGAGGAAAAGCAGTTAGAGATTGTTTCTCCTGATGTAGAAGTTTCTGGTCATGGATTTATTGAGCATTCAATGGCTGAGCTTTTAGATGAGCTTCAGGACAATACCAGTCTGCTAAGAGGGAATTCTAAAATG GGTTGCAGAGCAAGAGGGAAAAGGATACAAGCTGCTCTCAAAAGAAGTATATGTTCACTGGGTGATAGAAGCATAGAAAGTGAAGACCTGCACGAGCTGTTCAGTGGTGGATCATCAAGCAATGACGAG GATGATTACCAAAATCTAGAACTTGCTATTCCTGAGATGAAGAAGCCAACTATTTCAGATAAGTTTCAGGAAGTGTTAGGCGCCACCTCCTTGAGTGATGAAGGGGCCTTTTTCGCTAGACCCAGAGCGTTCAG CACTGGACTATTTGGGAAGTTGCAGCAGGTCATGCAGCGTGAAAAGGAGACAGATACACTTTTTCTGAAGAAATTGCAGAATGGAGCTAGCCTAAAAAGTAAAGCCAT ATGA
- the LOC18613511 gene encoding uncharacterized protein LOC18613511 isoform X4, producing the protein MWRRNRFQENSDSDQSISDEEDFIDDFRENCVSLGKEKEKEEGLQLQSRLETLKEKCDNNQSYNEELSSCYLEEDVEVPDSPDEGDCFFSRKTFTRVSNEELISDGEEKVMCSKFSTASGAKRSDNSYEIGGQDGGNVWSIVTKEAESLIQWDKNVSGAKSKMRPRFSFGSQPHKGISWPALSSNDNDVSTKADEVPGKLKASDHGSVDHSIPELLEDIHGKEEKQLEIVSPDVEVSGHGFIEHSMAELLDELQDNTSLLRGNSKMGCRARGKRIQAALKRSICSLGDRSIESEDLHELFSGGSSSNDEDDYQNLELAIPEMKKPTISDKFQEVLGATSLSDEGAFFARPRAFSTGLFGKLQQVMQREKETDTLFLKKLQNGASLKNEPSCITVKIVSRYLDAKLTVCHCSFVKIIEGFWQQESPKILENEGQKGTVIFNQRICGNVDLEIGNLICIHPPWKEVDIMGQVLMAWTLEAV; encoded by the exons ATGTGGCGGCGAAACAGATTTCAG GAAAATTCGGATTCTGATCAGAGCATTTCCG ACGAGGAGGATTTCATCGATGATTTTCGAGAAAATTGTGTTTCCttaggaaaagagaaagagaaagag GAAGGATTACAACTTCAATCAAGACTGGAAACACTTAAAG AAAAATGTGATAACAACCAGTCGTATAATGAGGAACTTTCGAGCTGTTATCTTGAAGAGGATGTTGAAGTGCCTGACTCCCCCGATGAGGGTGACTGCTTCTTCTCTAGGAAGACATTTACACGAGTTTCCAATGAGGAACTTATCTCTGATGGCGAG GAGAAGGTTATgtgctcaaaattttccactgCTTCTGGTGCTAAAAGATCTGATAATAGCTATGAAATTGGGGGGCAAGATGGGGGAAATGTGTGGTCTATTGTAACTAAAGAAGCTGAGTCACTGATCCAGTGGGACAAAAATGTTTCAG GTGCCAAAAGCAAAATGAGGCCTAGATTTTCTTTTGGCTCCCAACCACATAAAGGAATTTCATGGCCTGCTCTTTCAAGTAATGATAATGATGTGTCAACTAAGGCTGATGAAGTGCCTGGAAAATTGAAGGCCAGTGATCATGGATCTGTCGATCATTCAATACCTGAGCTTCTTGAAGATATCCATGGAAAAGAGGAAAAGCAGTTAGAGATTGTTTCTCCTGATGTAGAAGTTTCTGGTCATGGATTTATTGAGCATTCAATGGCTGAGCTTTTAGATGAGCTTCAGGACAATACCAGTCTGCTAAGAGGGAATTCTAAAATG GGTTGCAGAGCAAGAGGGAAAAGGATACAAGCTGCTCTCAAAAGAAGTATATGTTCACTGGGTGATAGAAGCATAGAAAGTGAAGACCTGCACGAGCTGTTCAGTGGTGGATCATCAAGCAATGACGAG GATGATTACCAAAATCTAGAACTTGCTATTCCTGAGATGAAGAAGCCAACTATTTCAGATAAGTTTCAGGAAGTGTTAGGCGCCACCTCCTTGAGTGATGAAGGGGCCTTTTTCGCTAGACCCAGAGCGTTCAG CACTGGACTATTTGGGAAGTTGCAGCAGGTCATGCAGCGTGAAAAGGAGACAGATACACTTTTTCTGAAGAAATTGCAGAATGGAGCTAGCCTAAAAA ATGAACCAAGCTGCATCACTGTGAAAATCGTGTCAAGATATTTGGATGCAAAGCTGACAGTCTGTCATTGCTCTTTTGTCAAGATCATAGAG GGATTTTGGCAGCAAGAGAGCCCCAAAATATTGGAAAATGAAGGACAAAAGGGAACAGTTATTTTCAATCAACGAATATGCGGCAATGTTGACCTTGAAATTGGAAACTTGATTTGCATTCACCCCCCATG GAAGGAAGTTGATATCATGGGTCAAG TGCTCATGGCCTGGACTCTTGAAGCTGTCTGA